A window of Pirellula sp. SH-Sr6A contains these coding sequences:
- a CDS encoding cytochrome c3 family protein, whose product MTMQRFLFPRWTNKLLALLGVLIAGGGAYAGVLFLGATSPVTLNTGYRPEQPVPFSHALHAGELKMDCRYCHSSVDKSAHSTIPATQTCINCHSPKTSAGSPSLSAVHSESAKLKPVHESWRTGESVDWVRIHRLPDFVYFNHSIHIARGVSCVTCHGRVDRMEVVYQAKDQSMTWCIDCHRNPAPHIRPVEEVTNLAWSAGSEEEQLALGKKLIEENNIKPQTNCAVCHR is encoded by the coding sequence ATGACCATGCAACGATTCTTGTTCCCAAGGTGGACCAACAAGCTTTTGGCTCTGCTCGGCGTGTTGATCGCGGGTGGCGGCGCTTATGCCGGCGTATTGTTCCTGGGGGCGACCAGCCCGGTCACGCTCAACACAGGTTATCGCCCCGAACAGCCCGTCCCATTCAGTCACGCCCTCCATGCGGGCGAACTGAAAATGGACTGCCGCTATTGCCACAGCTCCGTCGACAAGTCTGCCCACTCGACGATCCCTGCCACGCAGACTTGCATCAACTGCCACAGTCCGAAGACTTCGGCTGGTTCTCCCTCGCTTTCCGCCGTGCACTCGGAGAGCGCCAAGCTCAAACCAGTTCATGAGAGCTGGCGAACAGGGGAATCGGTCGACTGGGTCCGGATCCACCGTCTTCCAGACTTCGTCTACTTCAACCACTCCATTCACATCGCGCGAGGGGTTTCCTGTGTGACTTGCCACGGTCGTGTCGACCGGATGGAAGTGGTTTATCAGGCGAAAGACCAGTCGATGACTTGGTGCATCGATTGCCACCGCAATCCAGCGCCCCACATCCGACCGGTCGAAGAAGTGACCAACTTGGCTTGGAGCGCCGGCTCCGAGGAAGAGCAACTTGCTTTGGGCAAGAAGCTCATTGAAGAAAACAACATCAAACCTCAAACCAACTGTGCGGTGTGTCACCGATGA
- a CDS encoding PepSY-associated TM helix domain-containing protein codes for MRLHILNRRVHYWGTLAVAIPMLIVLATGILLQLKKEIPWVQPPEQKGTAAAPTASFEAMLNSIRMQPGFESLSWKDVKRIDVRPSKGIAKWTLAGDWEVQVDSESAQVLQAAIRRSDWIEAMHDGSFFGGDWVKYGIFLPAAIALLAMWGSGLWMFWQPIQAKRRKRALRHAKEQKP; via the coding sequence ATGCGACTTCATATCCTCAACCGACGCGTCCACTACTGGGGAACCCTCGCGGTCGCGATCCCCATGCTCATCGTCCTCGCAACCGGTATCCTCCTTCAACTCAAGAAAGAAATACCCTGGGTCCAACCGCCAGAACAGAAAGGGACCGCAGCCGCTCCCACCGCCAGTTTCGAGGCGATGCTTAACTCAATCCGAATGCAGCCCGGTTTCGAATCTCTCTCCTGGAAAGATGTCAAACGAATCGATGTCCGACCCTCCAAGGGGATAGCGAAATGGACGCTGGCCGGTGACTGGGAAGTCCAGGTCGACTCGGAATCGGCGCAAGTCCTGCAGGCCGCGATTCGACGATCGGACTGGATCGAAGCCATGCACGACGGCTCCTTCTTCGGTGGGGATTGGGTGAAGTATGGAATATTCCTCCCCGCCGCAATCGCGCTGCTGGCCATGTGGGGAAGCGGATTATGGATGTTCTGGCAACCTATCCAAGCCAAACGCCGCAAAAGAGCTTTGCGCCATGCCAAAGAGCAAAAGCCTTGA